In Apium graveolens cultivar Ventura chromosome 10, ASM990537v1, whole genome shotgun sequence, the following are encoded in one genomic region:
- the LOC141692669 gene encoding putative protein phosphatase 2C 25, which produces MPVAVALSNSPVFSPSHRHSPSFCKPSMNLNVSLQTPSPPPLSPLGFRLQKSQSQSQIQSQSPVCKSPSSLILKRKRPLRIEIPAAPAIISAGEKIEAAERVDEVEIEGEEYAVYCKRGRRGQMEDRYSAVVGLDGDSKQAFFGVFDGHGGNKAAEFASKNMEKNVMDEVRKESREGIEEAVRKGYLATDAEFLKEESSGGACCATALIRNGELVVSNAGDCRVVMSRGGVAEALTVDHRPSRKDEKERIENLGGYVDFCRGVWRIQGSLAVSRGIGDRSLKQWVISEPETTVLSIKPNCEFLILASDGLWDKVNNQEAVDVVHDVCVGNDKRDTIAACRKLAQLSATRGSTDDISVMVIPLPHFSLPVKF; this is translated from the exons ATGCCTGTCGCCGTAGCTTTATCAAATTCCCCGGTATTTTCTCCGTCACATAGACACTCTCCAAGCTTCTGCAAGCCGTCAATGAATCTCAACGTCTCTCTACAAACGCCTTCACCTCCGCCGTTATCGCCGTTAGGTTTCCGTCTACAGAAGTCACAGTCTCAATCGCAAATACAATCTCAATCGCCGGTGTGTAAGTCTCCGTCGTCGCTGATTTTGAAGCGGAAGAGGCCGTTGAGAATTGAGATTCCGGCGGCGCCGGCGATTATTTCGGCCGGCGAGAAGATCGAGGCGGCGGAGAGAGTCGATGAGGTGGAGATTGAAGGAGAGGAGTATGCTGTGTATTGTAAGAGAGGGAGAAGAGGTCAAATGGAGGACCGGTACTCTGCTGTTGTTGGACTAGATGGTGATTCTAAACAG GCTTTTTTTGGTGTATTTGACGGACATGGAGGTAATAAGGCAGCTGAATTTGCGTCGAAAAATATGGAGAAAAATGTAATGGATGAAGTGAGAAAAGAAAGTAGAGAGGGAATTGAAGAAGCGGTTAGGAAGGGGTATCTTGCAACGGATGCAGAGTTTTTAAAGGAGGAGAGTAGTGGTGGTGCATGTTGTGCAACAGCTTTGATACGAAATGGAGAGCTTGTTGTCTCAAATGCTGGTGATTGTCGCGTTGTGATGAGCCGAGGAGGAGTTGCTGAAGCACTCACGGTTGATCACCGACCTTCAAGAAAAGATGAAAAAGAAAGGATTGAAAATTTG GGTGGATATGTCGATTTCTGCCGTGGAGTTTGGAGAATACAGGGGTCTCTTGCAGTGTCAAGAGGAATCGGAGACAGAAGTCTTAAACAATGGGTGATATCTGAACCTGAAACAACAGTATTAAGCATAAAGCCTAACTGTGAATTCTTAATCCTTGCTTCTGATGGACTTTGGGACAAG GTAAATAATCAAGAGGCAGTCGACGTAGTTCATGATGTCTGTGTTGGCAATGATAAACGTGACACAATTGCTGCATGTAGAAAACTTGCACAACTTTCAGCTACTAGAGGTTCGACTGACGATATCAGTGTCATGGTTATTCCATTACCTCATTTTTCCTTGCcagtaaaattttaa